Genomic window (Helianthus annuus cultivar XRQ/B chromosome 3, HanXRQr2.0-SUNRISE, whole genome shotgun sequence):
ATAACATCATAAAATTAGAAAAATGTTAATTCCATGGCAACTcaacataatttgtttttaaaaCGGACTTCAAAATGTTAACACACACTATTTGTACTAATTACAGTTAGTATGGAGGGTTTAAATGAATTTCAGAATGATAGAAAATGGCTATTTTAAACAAAAGTTTTAAAAAACTGTAAACTACCATCAAGCTTTAAACAAAAAGATTTTATGTATGGTCAATGGTTTAAATGAATTGTACAATAAATTGTGCAAATCATAAAGGGAATCTGAAATTAATGAACAAAATATGCTGTAAAAATATGATGTGCTCTTGTTTGATTTAATGAAAATTTATTCTTAACTAATTAAGATTTTATGTCTGATGTTCGTTTTAAATGAATAATCCGAGAAAAAAAACTCCACTTAAAAACATGTTTGTATACAATCATAATCAAACAATTAGAGGACAATACCATTCACAATTCACTGTTGTATTTTTCAGCACTGTCACAAACAATTCATTACACAATTAGATGCAAACATCCAACTAATTTTCGAACTCATCGATGTCCTTCTAAGCCTCACTCATTTACGGGGCTATTTCCTCGAGCTTTGATTTTGCTGTAGAATAGGCCTCGTCACAACTAACTTTATCAGCTCGTAAAGCGGCAACTTTGGCCTCGTTTTCTTCCTTGTCCTCCTCTGCCTTCTTTCTTTCATCATATAGATAGTTAAGGCGAGCTGTACTTCCATCAACATCATGTTGGGCTTCTTCAAGCTCCCTGTTGACTCCATTGTATCTTTCTTCGGCCTCGGAAAACTCTGAGGCTGCTTCGTTGTGCGCGGTTATTGTATCAAAAGCAGATTGCGGCTTCTGCTTGACTAAAGCTTCTATGTCACAACGTTGACCGATGACAGAATGAGCGGCTTCGTACACTAGTGTGTAATCAACCGGAACAATATCAAGAAAGTCAAATGCTTTTGAAGCTAAATCTATCATTTCGTTAGCATCCGCAGCCTTGTTGATACCGGCAATCAACTCTTGTGATGCCGTATTTAGAATCTTGAGAGCTTTTCTATCCGTTTTGAACCGGTCTGATCTTGACGGAGGCTTGAGCTTGGATAAGCATGGGGGTTTAATAACGATTTTCATATTGGATGGGTATTTTCTAGCAACGGCAACTCTCTCTGTCCTTGGTTTTTTAACAATTTTCGTCACAAAATCATTGTTTTCGAGATGATGAGTACTTTCAAGAAGTTCTGCTGTAGTTGGTTACTTGGTTGTTCTTCCGGTTCATctatggcaaaaaaaaaaaaaaaaaaaaaaattgttaatcACACAATCCAAAAGTTCACAACAAAAAATCGGACAGAGCAAAACATATAGGCATATAGCACAGCACCGATGTACTTTCTCTAAATCAAGGAGAAAGGTATCTAACTTCCTCACCGGCAATGTTTTCAGGACCGAACCGGACGTCGAACCGGTCTCCTTAGTGGTCCACTGGTCAGGCCAGATGTAAGAACCGGATGATAccgtaaatattataaaaataaatagggtaaaattgaaatttttaataaaaatccgGTTCAACCTTAAAAAATTCCTGTTCGACCGAACGATTTTTCCAATCTGACTGTCGGTTCTTTTGTCTGGTTAGATGAGTATGTCTTGTTTAGTGAGGGGCATGGTATGTTTGGTTTTTTTGATTAGGTTCCCTCACTGAGTTGTAAATattttttgttaataaaatttaCCGGAGGTTATGTCctcctttaccaaaaaaaaagcAGATTGCGGCTTCTGTTTGACTAGAGCTTCTCTGTCGCAACGATCAACATGCTTCAGAAACTTTTGTCAACGCCCAAATTAATTACCCTATGAACGATCAACATGTTACGAACCCATCCCAATACACCGACCAAAGATCAAGCGTAGATTACATCAAAAACAGAATGAAAAGACAAAATTCAGAAACTTTTGTCAAGTCAGGATTTTTGTTTGCTTCAATAGATTAAAGATCGATCTACCAAGGTTGAGGCAAGTAGCAAAAGGGAAAACAAAAAGACTAtgattttgaaacgattttgATTGAGAAATCGATATACAATTGAAATGAACTAACAGAAAGATTCAGCCATTACAGCCGCCGTTGATGAATGAAATTGAGAGTGCATCTCAGATCCCCACCCTCTAACCCTATTTATAGAAAGTGGGGGTGCCCCATAACCCTAATCTAACCTCACATATTTTCAAATAGACCCCAGTAATTATAAGCAAATACACTTTAACTCTTTAAATACAAAACTACGTCCCCGAGAACATCCAGATGTTAATAATTTGGCACGGCAAATGATCCGCAAACGAATTGACTTGGGGGAGGTGGGAAGGTTTACCCACTTATGTGGAGTTCCTGACCGGGAGGTCTCAGGGTCGAATTTTGCGGAGGGCGAACTGTGGTATCGGTTCAAACAAGCAATAATATGCCTACCACGGGATTCCTACTAGTGACTTGGGTGATCAAAGGCCAAAGGCCTAACCGGGTAATCTAgcagtcaaaaaaaaaaaaataataatttggcACTGATATTAATACGTAATGTGTTTACAAGCCAAATACATATTTAGATTTTAGAGCTAATGAATTTTACATTACTATGATAAATGTAAAACGCTACTGATATGAggtttgaaaatatttttaaaatcaagCATCCATTTCAAGTTCTTTAGTACACGTTTTTTTGTTGAATTTGATCAAATAAAATTTCATACGAGGGTAATTATGGTCAAATTATATGAGAATTTGATTGGAGACTTTTTTTTTCTTATAGGACATTAATATTGTTTGTTTTCCATTATATACTAGTATTATGACCCTGGGCGATGCGTCACCGGCTCGTTGCAAACGTCGTATGGATTAGCCCAAACATTAGGTGATTCATTAAACATATGAAACTTTGTGTTGCGGCGTTTTCTATTTAACTCAATGTAATACCATATATAAGCACTGCGGTTGGATCAAAGTTGCAGCGGGACCGCAGATAGCGGCGCGTTTGCGAACTTCGTTACACTTGTTGTGACAGTGACATTACCGTGTTTAAGTACATATAAGAAAACATATTAAAACCATATTATGCCTCACACGTTGtggttttataaaatataaaaactattttAAACGAAAGACCCTATTTACCTCTCGTGCATTGTCTGATGCCTTACAATGACATAAACGTGTTAAAGGGTACATTTGCAAACTTCAAAACCAAAGTCGAAATGTTGTTGTGTACCCGGTTACGACTGTAAAGTCAATGTGGCTAGGCAATTAAGGAGAAGCGTATGAACTTGAGTAGATTATGTTATGAAAACGGAAACGTACGATAAAAAACTTGGAGGATGTCACGGACAAATTTGAGTTAGAAGACAATTATTATGAATCCTAAATTCGATATTTATTACACGCGTGTAGCGACGTAACAATTTAATAAagtaatttaaaataaaaaaaatataataagaaaCATTAAagggaaagaagaagaaaaaaatacaTGCACGGATCAAACCTTGTCACTATCAAAGTCAAGTAATGCACCTAAGCAATTGCTCTAAGAATAGTTTTGAATTTGTAGCAGAATCTAAGAGTATATAAATTAGTAGTGTTCGGTGGTTTTTGTCACCGACATTTAGGTTTAAGATATTATAGAATAAACGGTGGGGTGTTTAGGTAGCAAGCTCCTTTGGCATGTATTCAGGTGTCCCCTCGTTAGGTTGATCGAGTGACCCTTTTTAACTTTTGTTAAAATTAATAGGTGTTTCATTGGGCGTGGTAGGTCTTTTGGTTTCATAAATTAATAAATTACTGGGTAATAATTTCCGTCAATGGTTGTCTGTTGGCAGTAATTATCGCCTTTTGGGTTGCTTCTTTGTAGTTGTTTATTGAATGAACGTTTTTCTATATAAACTCGTGCTTTACTAGAAACTATCATGATGCAACATTGCGCGTTAATTACCATACCAGCAACGATGATATTACGTTTAGGGACATAGACCTTCATTTGAGATCTCCATCCACTAAACTAGAATTATATGAGGGTTTGTTACACCGTCACATGAATCTCTAGTATTAAATATGAAAACTTTATGTAGCTCACGTACATTCAACCTAATGTGGTGAAGCGATAAGAGGTAAGCCAACAAAGCTAATAAACCAACTTACCATCTGTGTTTTCCTATCTACTTGTAACCCAAACAAAAGAAACAAGCTTGTCATTCTATGTAACAACCCAAGTAAATTGTGTCAGGATATTATATGCTTTCCCCCCATGGGTTACCCATCCAAGAACTAGCGATTTTGTTTTCACTCAATGAACGGCACTCCTTAGCAAAAAATTGTGTCCTGGTATAGAAGGTTTCCACTCCATTATAAGGAAAGATTTATTCCCCCTAAACTGATGTGAGACTTGTATCTCCACCCCCTTAGGATTCCAACGAAGAGGAACACGAACCTGACCCTTGGCTCTGGTACCATTTGTAACATCCCAAGTAAACCATATTAGGATATTGTCTGTTTGCCCCGGCTGGGTGGCCAAACCAGGAACTCACGTTTTgttttacacgtggaatgctgtctacctgccttaacgacgtagtactatagtttggactcagcacccgttcacacgggggttgttaaggacaaatacttgcatggattacaagggtaatcatgtattgcgaaccgtctcggacggtcaacccgcagtcataggtatcgataggtccacgtcgataattaacatgcttcgttttcctctgtgtacgtgctggttatgcgtaaactattcaaactctatatgctattatcaaacttgtatgctcaccattacattatatgtattgactttattttaacgtatgtgataggtatTTAGGATGCCTatgtgctaggaaagcgaggctagaataagtttctagaagccccaacaaatagttgtctgccgagaacaagcgtctggggcatagttgtctgtagatcttgtcctctggcattacatctagaaagtcaacagaataggggtctagaagcagataaacaattgctgtaataatattcgaatatgagttgtcggaacagaactacttgtttggttgttatctgtaataatatatttgtttattcgggatacggtatgggacgtatctttaattggagtatataaatagttgttatggaaacttctgaacaatctgtttcgctcagtgccgcgccctgatgattccgccatcggttggggtgtgacatataggATCAACCCTAGAAAATGAAACTAACCGagtttattttagtaacaaataTACACATTTTCATAGTTTCTTCTTTTACATCTAGTTTATGTTTGTGTTATTTTTAAAGAAAGGAAAAagtacacgttttgtcctttatctttatacccttttcaggcggtgtccttttcaaCGAATTTTGACCGGTTTTTCCCTTTATAGGGAATTTTGTTACGTGTtttgtcctttaaccctaacccagttagattttttcttaaatctgatcatgtgacttgcatgtgagggtatttttgtcatttcaccttAAAGGACTAAGTATGTAAATAACTtctctccaccaccaccaaacaCCCTCCTACCACCGTGACTGCCGACACCCGCCACCACAAAATTAATCAATCAAATTAAATTGCAGATCAATTGTAATCAAATTACAAGGAATTGATTGAAGTTTAA
Coding sequences:
- the LOC110930610 gene encoding uncharacterized protein LOC110930610, producing the protein MKIVIKPPCLSKLKPPSRSDRFKTDRKALKILNTASQELIAGINKAADANEMIDLASKAFDFLDIVPVDYTLVYEAAHSVIGQRCDIEALVKQKPQSAFDTITAHNEAASEFSEAEERYNGVNRELEEAQHDVDGSTARLNYLYDERKKAEEDKEENEAKVAALRADKVSCDEAYSTAKSKLEEIAP